One Candidatus Sulfurimonas baltica DNA segment encodes these proteins:
- the flgC gene encoding flagellar basal body rod protein FlgC, translated as MSNFLNSFDISGYGLSAQRVRVNTISQNIANAQTTRTDEGGPYRRKEVVFKAIDFNQEFNKALNSMTDSAKYSDPLNEGDFGKKVNPAIMSVIVDKISRDDREPKLKFEPNHPDADANGYVAYPNINPVIEMADLVEATRSYQANVAAFQSSKDMANSAISLLQ; from the coding sequence ATGAGTAATTTTTTAAATAGTTTTGATATCAGCGGTTATGGTTTATCTGCTCAAAGAGTTCGAGTTAATACTATTTCTCAAAATATAGCAAATGCTCAGACTACAAGAACTGACGAGGGCGGACCTTACAGAAGAAAAGAGGTTGTATTTAAAGCTATCGACTTTAACCAAGAGTTCAACAAAGCACTAAATTCTATGACAGACAGTGCAAAATACTCAGACCCTTTAAATGAGGGTGATTTTGGGAAAAAAGTGAATCCTGCTATAATGAGTGTAATAGTTGACAAGATTTCACGTGATGACAGAGAGCCAAAGTTGAAATTTGAGCCAAATCATCCAGATGCGGATGCAAATGGTTATGTTGCGTATCCAAATATTAATCCTGTTATCGAAATGGCCGATTTAGTAGAAGCGACTCGTTCGTACCAAGCAAATGTTGCGGCATTTCAAAGTTCAAAAGATATGGCAAACAGTGCAATATCGCTTTTACAATAG
- the flgB gene encoding flagellar basal body rod protein FlgB: MSIQTSRANTLVAAALDYRAARQDMISSNIANADTPFYRPRDISFEDALRAKQAEIYKDNSSKLALAKTDSAHIEFRDEKSSYKPKTFFRDGHMARNDGNSVDLDVETTEMSKNSVMFNALVQAKKKNGAIFKSVIDASSKIS, from the coding sequence ATGAGTATTCAGACATCCAGAGCAAATACCCTTGTTGCAGCTGCGCTTGACTATAGAGCGGCGCGTCAAGATATGATATCTTCAAATATTGCGAATGCTGATACTCCTTTTTACAGACCAAGAGATATAAGCTTTGAAGATGCTCTTCGTGCAAAACAAGCTGAAATATATAAAGATAACTCATCAAAGCTTGCTCTTGCAAAAACAGATAGTGCGCATATAGAGTTTCGTGATGAAAAAAGCTCATACAAACCAAAGACTTTTTTTAGAGATGGACATATGGCTAGAAATGACGGAAACAGTGTAGATTTGGATGTTGAGACAACAGAGATGAGTAAAAACTCAGTAATGTTTAATGCTCTTGTCCAAGCCAAGAAGAAAAATGGTGCTATTTTCAAAAGCGTTATTGATGCATCTTCAAAAATAAGTTGA
- the fliE gene encoding flagellar hook-basal body complex protein FliE has protein sequence MSNINGISGTSTADLLKQKSKLENPSGGEAFAEHLKSALNEVNELQDKGDKALGDMATGQVKDLHQAALAIGKAETSMKLMLEIRNKALSAYKELGRTQL, from the coding sequence ATGAGTAATATAAATGGAATATCAGGCACATCCACAGCCGACTTACTAAAACAGAAGAGTAAACTAGAAAATCCTAGTGGTGGAGAGGCTTTTGCTGAGCACCTAAAATCTGCTCTAAATGAGGTAAATGAACTTCAAGACAAAGGTGATAAAGCCCTTGGAGATATGGCAACTGGTCAAGTAAAAGATTTACATCAAGCAGCACTTGCAATTGGTAAAGCTGAGACAAGTATGAAATTAATGCTAGAGATAAGAAATAAAGCTCTAAGCGCCTATAAAGAATTGGGAAGAACACAGTTATAA
- a CDS encoding type II secretion system protein translates to MKRAGFTMIELIFVIVILGILAAVAIPKLAATRTDAAATSALSDFKTVMKDIQTDAMSTGALKANLIDTTTASPNVVANGTGISVMGGGVICAAVARTNDVNVTITDGAGIGNAACALVADAFVTGEIITVLGSSVAR, encoded by the coding sequence ATGAAAAGAGCTGGTTTTACTATGATCGAATTGATCTTTGTTATCGTTATTTTAGGTATTTTAGCCGCTGTGGCTATTCCAAAACTTGCTGCTACACGTACTGATGCTGCTGCTACTTCAGCGTTGTCTGATTTTAAGACTGTTATGAAAGATATTCAGACAGATGCTATGTCTACAGGAGCTTTAAAAGCAAACTTGATAGATACAACAACTGCATCTCCTAATGTTGTTGCTAATGGTACTGGTATTAGTGTAATGGGTGGTGGTGTAATTTGTGCTGCCGTTGCTAGAACTAATGATGTAAATGTTACTATTACGGATGGTGCTGGTATTGGTAATGCGGCATGTGCTTTGGTTGCTGATGCGTTTGTTACTGGTGAGATTATTACTGTTTTAGGTTCGTCTGTAGCTCGTTAA